A single window of Hymenobacter sp. APR13 DNA harbors:
- a CDS encoding ISAs1 family transposase, whose translation MFSQLLTSFATLPDPRCAGRTRHRLRDILVIAICAVVAGAETWVDIAHYGQLKQTWLATFLELPSGIPSHDTFRRVFSLLDPQLLEQCFRQWMATTAPPLPREVVAIDGKTVRRSFDRGRVQGPLHVVSAFATAQGLSLGQVGVLGKGQELAAIPMLISGLQLANTIVTVDALGCQRAIARQLLAQQADYIFALKGNQGRYYRAVKTYCQRSCVERWAEYPADYDAFDRRHGRWVRRRAWVLPLGEELAGLRTWPGLRAIIAVETIRQVQHQPGTHVEWRYYLSSCPDAPAVLIQAIRRHWAIENSLHWVLDVVFREDEARSRDRVATRNFAVLRKLAFNLLQQGKHQPGSLRARRRNAGWNDNYMTQLLTRARQNDYATAP comes from the coding sequence ATGTTCAGCCAACTGCTTACTTCTTTTGCCACCCTTCCAGACCCGCGTTGCGCGGGCCGCACCCGACACCGATTGCGCGATATACTGGTCATCGCTATCTGTGCCGTGGTCGCCGGAGCCGAAACGTGGGTGGACATCGCCCACTACGGCCAGTTGAAGCAGACGTGGCTGGCTACGTTTCTGGAGTTGCCGAGCGGAATTCCTTCGCACGACACGTTTCGGCGCGTGTTCTCCCTGCTCGACCCGCAGCTGCTCGAACAGTGCTTTCGGCAGTGGATGGCCACCACCGCTCCACCCTTGCCCCGCGAGGTCGTGGCCATCGACGGGAAGACGGTACGCCGCTCCTTTGACCGGGGACGGGTCCAGGGCCCGCTGCACGTCGTCAGCGCGTTTGCCACCGCGCAAGGTCTGAGCCTGGGGCAAGTAGGCGTGCTAGGTAAAGGGCAGGAGTTAGCTGCTATACCAATGTTAATCAGTGGCCTGCAGCTTGCCAATACGATTGTTACGGTCGATGCGTTGGGTTGCCAGCGCGCCATTGCCCGGCAACTACTCGCTCAGCAGGCGGATTATATCTTTGCCCTGAAAGGCAACCAAGGACGCTATTACCGGGCCGTCAAAACCTATTGTCAGCGGAGTTGCGTCGAGCGTTGGGCAGAGTACCCCGCTGACTACGATGCCTTTGACCGCCGCCACGGCCGCTGGGTACGCCGCCGGGCCTGGGTGCTGCCGCTGGGCGAGGAATTGGCCGGATTGCGCACCTGGCCCGGCTTGCGGGCCATCATCGCGGTCGAAACTATTCGGCAGGTGCAGCACCAGCCAGGCACGCACGTCGAGTGGCGCTACTACCTAAGCAGTTGCCCCGATGCCCCCGCCGTGCTCATCCAAGCGATCCGCCGCCACTGGGCCATCGAAAACAGCCTGCATTGGGTGCTGGATGTCGTCTTCCGGGAGGATGAGGCCCGCAGTCGCGACCGGGTAGCGACCCGCAACTTTGCTGTTTTGCGCAAGCTGGCTTTTAACCTCTTGCAGCAGGGAAAACATCAGCCTGGGAGCCTGCGGGCCCGACGACGGAACGCGGGCTGGAACGATAACTACATGACTCAGCTCCTAACCCGCGCCCGCCAAAACGACTATGCGACTGCTCCTTAA
- a CDS encoding cupin domain-containing protein, with product MTAPDIIRHLQLLPHPEGGYYRETYRATRAYASNLRSSRIVVLAGAG from the coding sequence ATGACGGCCCCCGACATTATCCGGCACCTGCAACTACTGCCCCACCCCGAGGGCGGCTATTACCGCGAAACCTACCGTGCCACCAGGGCTTACGCATCAAATTTAAGGAGCAGTCGCATAGTCGTTTTGGCGGGCGCGGGTTAG
- a CDS encoding glyoxalase has translation MPTPSIRSLRPFIGAKEYNVSRHFYRTFGFTETVLSPAMSLFSLGGVSFYLQDAYVPDWVDNTMLFLEVEDVEQYWQQLTTLDLPGQFAGVKVLPIREEAWGKECFVHDPAGVLWHIGEFKEG, from the coding sequence ATGCCGACTCCCTCCATCCGCTCCCTCCGGCCCTTCATCGGAGCCAAGGAGTACAACGTTTCGCGCCACTTCTACCGCACCTTCGGCTTCACCGAAACCGTTCTGTCGCCGGCCATGTCCCTGTTTTCGCTGGGAGGTGTTAGCTTTTACCTGCAGGACGCTTATGTACCTGACTGGGTGGATAACACCATGCTGTTTCTGGAGGTCGAAGATGTGGAGCAGTACTGGCAGCAGCTCACGACCCTGGACCTGCCCGGGCAGTTTGCCGGCGTGAAGGTGCTGCCCATCCGGGAAGAAGCTTGGGGTAAGGAGTGCTTCGTGCACGACCCCGCTGGCGTGCTCTGGCACATCGGGGAGTTCAAGGAAGGCTAA